From Brassica oleracea var. oleracea cultivar TO1000 chromosome C3, BOL, whole genome shotgun sequence, a single genomic window includes:
- the LOC106331481 gene encoding protein FLUORESCENT IN BLUE LIGHT, chloroplastic-like → MAAIIRCCSSFFHTSAVRTPPHENSRGPETGKLGKPIGYSLVRTPGAYHLISKIKPLSTNPYERESQTPFGSCFETFDKLSSFEGIGKLKLPVMAVLLTNSLMIATPLEALAAEICEPESSIFNMPVLLLVALVGATVGGLVARQRKGELQRLNEQLRQINTALRRQAKIESYAPGLSYAPVGARIPSESEIIVDPKKQELISKLKTGKTFLRNQELEKAFAEFKIALELAQSLGDPIEEKKAARGLGASLQRQGKYREAIQYHNMVLAISNREGEDSGSTEAYGAIADCYTELGDLEKAGSYYDTYIARLETD, encoded by the exons ATGGCGGCGATTATCCGGTGCTGCTCCTCCTTCTTCCATACTTCCGCCGTCCGTACTCCGCCGCACGAGAATTCTCGAGGTCCAG AGACTGGGAAGTTAGGTAAACCTATTGGCTACTCCTTAGTCAGAACGCCTGGAGCATATCATCTTATCTCCAAGATTAAACCTTTGTCTACCAACCCCTATGAGCGTGAAAGCCAAACACCATTTGGCAGCTGCTTTGAAACTTTTGATAAGTTATCATCTTTTGAG GGAATTGGGAAGCTCAAGTTACCTGTGATGGCAGTGTTGTTGACAAACTCCCTTATGATCGCTACACCACTTGAAGCGTTGGCTGCTGAGATATGCGAGCCAGAGAGTTCTATCTTCAACATGCCCGTTCTGTTGCTTGTGGCACTTGTTGGAGCCACTGTTGGAG GGTTGGTTGCTCGGCAGAGGAAAGGGGAGTTACAGAGGCTTAACGAACAGCTACGACAGATCAACACAGCCCTTCGGAGACAAGCGAAAATCGAGTCTTACGCACCGGGGTTAAGCTACGCACCTGTAGGAGCTAGAATCCCATCGGAGAGCGAGATCATTGTGGACCCAAAGAAACAAGAGTTGATCTCCAAGCTGAAAACAGGAAAGACCTTTCTGAGGAATCAAGAGCTAGAGAAAGCTTTTGCAGAGTTCAAGATCGCTTTGGAGCTTGCGCAGAGTCTAGGAGACCCCATTGAAGAGAAGAAGGCTGCCAGAGGGTTAGGCGCTTCGCTGCAACGCCAAGGGAAGTATAGAGAAGCCATACAGTATCACAACATGGTTCTGGCTATCTCGAATAGGGAAGGAGAAGATTCTGGGAGCACTGAAGCGTATGGAGCTATTGCAGATTGTTATACTGAGCTGGGAGATCTT
- the LOC106331480 gene encoding peroxisomal (S)-2-hydroxy-acid oxidase GLO3-like translates to MDQIVNVNEFQELARQALPKMYYDFYSGGAEDQHTLKENMEAFSRIMFRPRVLVDVTKIDMSTRILGYPLSAPIMIAPTGSHGLAHPEGETATAKAAAACNTIMIVSSMSSCTLEEVASSCNAVRFFQLYVFERRDVSAQVVRRAERAGYKAIVLTVDVPKLGRREADIKNKMIAPKLRNFEGLFSTKVKPSDGSGVEALASRALDASLNWKDIEWLRSITKLPILIKGILTREDALKAVEAGVDGIIVSNHGGRQLDYSPATITVLEEVVHVVKGRIPVLLDGGVRRGTDVFKALALGAKAVLIGRPVVYGLAAKGGDGVMKVIEMLKNEFELTLALSGCATIGDITRNHVRTEDERLKSNL, encoded by the exons ATGGACCAAATAGTAAACGTGAATGAGTTTCAAGAGCTGGCGAGACAGGCTCTCCCTAAGATGTACTATGACTTCTATAGCGGAGGAGCAGAGGATCAACACACCCTCAAGGAAAACATGGAAGCTTTCAGTAGAATCAT GTTTAGGCCTCGAGTTCTCGTTGATGTGACCAAGATAGATATGTCTACCAGAATCTTGGGTTATCCTCTCTCAGCTCCTATCATGATTGCTCCAACAGGAAGTCATGGGTTGGCTCATCCAGAAG GAGAAACTGCCACTGCTAAAGCTGCAGCGGCGTGTAACACTATCATG ATAGTATCAAGTATGTCTTCATGCACTCTTGAGGAGGTTGCCTCCAGTTGTAACGCGGTTCGGTTTTTTCAATTATAT GTGTTTGAGAGACGTGATGTAAGTGCTCAGGTGGTGAGAAGGGCTGAGAGAGCTGGATACAAGGCCATAGTTTTGACTGTTGATGTTCCTAAACTTGGTAGAAGGGAAGCAGATATAAAGAACAA AATGATAGCACCGAAGCTGAGGAACTTCGAAGGTTTATTTTCAACCAAAGTCAAACCT AGTGATGGTTCAGGGGTTGAAGCCTTAGCCTCTCGTGCTCTTGATGCTTCTTTAAACTGGAAG GACATTGAGTGGTTAAGATCTATTACAAAGTTGCCAATACTAATCAAAGGAATACTAACACGTGAAGACG CTCTTAAGGCTGTTGAAGCAGGTGTAGATGGAATAATTGTATCCAACCATGGGGGTCGCCAGCTTGACTATTCTCCAGCTACAATAACTGTTTTAGAAGAG GTTGTTCATGTTGTTAAAGGTAGGATTCCGGTTTTGCTTGATGGAGGAGTGAGACGAGGAACAGATGTTTTCAAAGCGCTGGCACTAGGAGCTAAAGCTGTTCTT ATAGGGAGGCCTGTAGTGTATGGGCTTGCAGCTAAGGGTGGAGATGGAGTGATGAAAGTGATTGAGATGTTGAAGAATGAGTTTGAGTTAACTCTGGCACTCTCTGGTTGTGCCACCATTGGTGACATTACCAGAAACCACGTTAGGACTGAGGATGAGAGACTTAAATCTAACCTCTAA
- the LOC106331482 gene encoding LOB domain-containing protein 24 translates to MNPKRCAACKYLRRKCPKDCIFSPYFPPSDPHKFACIHRIYGAGNVSKMLQQLPVQTRAEAVESLSFEAKCRVDDPVYGCVGIISLLQTQIQKTQTLLAKTQAEIAVAQTKHSQHTNL, encoded by the exons ATGAATCCTAAAAGATGTGCTGCCTGCAAATATCTGAGAAGAAAATGTCCAAAAGATTGCATTTTCTCACCTTATTTCCCTCCAAGTGATCCTCATAAATTTGCATGTATCCACAGAATCTATGGTGCTGGCAACGTTTCCAAAATGCTTCAG CAACTTCCTGTTCAGACAAGAGCTGAAGCAGTGGAATCTTTGTCCTTTGAAGCAAAATGCAGAGTAGATGATCCTGTTTATGGATGTGTTGGGATTATTTCATTACTCCAAACTCAAATTCAGAAAACCCAAACTCTTTTGGCCAAAACTCAAGCTGAGATTGCTGTTGCTCAAACCAAGCATAGCCAACACACAAATCTCTGA